In Camelina sativa cultivar DH55 chromosome 16, Cs, whole genome shotgun sequence, a single window of DNA contains:
- the LOC104749134 gene encoding putative F-box protein At1g71320: MIESNYLAEKRLLRHPNPKLLVLRLEISSDRCSRTIFLATNSKDDHNDHIKIFIHSYKSPLPYPIYSMYDIAGQIMGYCNGLVCIFDLGYIYLINPATRKLRILSPEFLRAYTDRTGWSNELPISVGFGRDMVTGTYKVILMYLYDRHFIKTEALNLESGERRYVHFPILYDELGDDKRSIFANGSLYWLPKPLSLFTNKLIKLAAIDLHTETFRYVSLPSWYTKYSKSVYLWSLKDSLCLSDVQQTPRVDVWSLQQEDPSVKWEKIFSVNILSTNCLDANFWKLGLAAYYFSSTGRYPANNPLDQVPNDHCSSVLYTEKLGSSV, from the exons ATGATCGAATCTAACTATCTCGCCGAGAAACGTCTTCTCCGACACCCAAATCCAAAACTCCTTGTTCTTCGATTGGAAATATCTAGTGACCGTTGTTCAAGAACCATATTTTTGGCGACTAATTCAAAAGATGATCACAACGACCATATAAAAATCTTCATTCATTCTTACAAATCTCCACTTCCATATCCCATATATTCAATGTACGATATAGCTGGTCAAATAATGGGGTATTGCAACGGTTTAGTCTGCATCTTCGATCTCGGCTACATTTATCTGATTAACCCCGCAACAAGAAAACTCCGGATTCTTTCTCCCGAGTTTTTGCGAGCGTATACAGACCGAACGG gtTGGTCGAATGAATTGCCAATTAGTGTGGGATTTGGAAGAGACATGGTTACAGGAACATACAAAGTAATTTTGATGTATTTATACGATCGTCATTTTATCAAGACCGAAGCCTTAAACCTCGAAAGTGGTGAACGAAGATACGTACACTTCCCCATTTTATACGATGAACTTGGCGATGATAAAAGATCAATATTTGCAAATGGATCGCTTTATTGGTTGCCAAAGCCACTTTCTCTTTtcactaataaattaataaagctGGCAGCCATAGATCTTCACACAGAAACATTTCGTTATGTGTCACTACCGAGTTGGTACACCAAATACTCCAAAAGTGTCTACTTATGGAGTCTGAAAGATAGTTTATGTCTATCTGATGTGCAACAGACTCCGAGAGTAGACGTATGGAGTTTGCAGCAAGAAGATCCTAGTGTGAAGTGGGAAAAGATTTTTTCAGTTAATATTTTAAGCACGAATTGTTTAGACGCTAACTTTTGGAAGCTTGGTCTAGCTGCTTATTATTTTAGCTCTACAGGAAGATATCCAGCTAATAATCCTTTAGATCAAGTCCCCAATGATCACTGCAGCAGCGTTTTGTATACGGAGAAATTGGGTTCTTCAGTCTAG
- the LOC104749136 gene encoding RING-H2 finger protein ATL22, with the protein MTFSTQQLPLLLHLIFFFFIIFPLLNASQPKPCYTSSCGQGYVDVRFPFSLFPYHPESCGYTGYNLLCTDGGKTALKLPPMSEPFLVREIDYETQRIRLNDPDNCLARRLLNFDASRSPFSPLRPRNYTFLICPKEDNVTASFSAIDCLGNSTSSFFVVQLELVSLMPSSCQIFKTLPLPFSWSVAYTAFPGGQNSRDLWLKWDSPDCRDCERRTNSRCGFKNNTSLQVQCFSSVNSGLHNTGLQVLKIICLSLVGPLTALTFCVGLVMCSSERVSSQIQHAVVARLSGSVTVRPQPSDEVTRTGLDESTIESYKKVELGESRRLPTGSNDVVCSICLSEYATKESVRCLPECEHCFHTECIDAWLKLHSSCPVCRSNPSPTHEGCN; encoded by the exons ATGACCTTCTCGACGCAACAACTCCCTCTCCTCCttcatctcatcttcttcttcttcatcatcttccctCTCCTCAACGCATCACAACCAAAACCTTGCTACACTTCCTCATGTGGACAAGGTTACGTCGATGTCCGTTTCCCTTTCTCGCTGTTCCCTTATCATCCTGAGTCCTGTGGCTACACGGGATATAATCTTTTATGCACAGATGGTGGCAAGACTGCCTTAAAGCTTCCTCCTATGTCGGAACCATTTCTGGTCAGAGAGATTGATTATGAAACGCAGCGTATTCGCCTTAACGACCCTGATAACTGCTTGGCTAGACGGCTTCTTAACTTTGACGCCTCTAGATCTCCTTTCTCTCCTCTTCGTCCTCGTAACTACACGTTCTTGATCTGTCCTAAGGAAGATAACGTCACCGCATCTTTCAGTGCCATCGATTGCCTTGGTAACTCCACTTCCTCCTTCTTCGTTGTTCAGTTGGAGCTTGTCAGCTTGATGCCGTCTTCTTGTCAGATCTTTAAGACGTTACCTCTTCCGTTTTCTTGGTCTGTCGCCTACACGGCGTTCCCTGGTGGCCAAAACAGTCGAGACCTGTGGCTCAAATGGGACTCCCCTGATTGCAGAGATTGTGAGAGGAGGACTAATTCGAGATGTGGATTCAAAAACAATACTTCCCTCCAAGTCCAATGCTTCAGTTCTGTTAACTCTG GACTTCACAACACAGGCTTACAAGTACTAAAGATAATCTGCCTCTCCCTAGTCGGACCGCTCACCGCCTTGACCTTTTGTGTCGGTCTTGTCATGTGCAGTTCTGAGAGAGTCTCGTCCCAGATACAACACGCAGTGGTTGCAAGGCTTTCCGGATCTGTAACGGTAAGGCCACAGCCAAGCGACGAAGTCACAAGGACGGGTCTCGATGAGTCTACTATTGAGTCGTACAAGAAAGTTGAGTTAGGGGAGAGTAGGAGACTCCCGACCGGGTCAAATGATGTTGTATGTTCCATTTGTTTGTCAGAATATGCAACCAAAGAAAGTGTTAGGTGTTTACCGGAATGTGAACATTGCTTCCATACGGAATGTATTGATGCGTGGCTCAAGTTGCATAGTTCTTGCCCGGTTTGTCGGAGTAATCCCTCTCCGACCCATGAAGGGTGCAACTAA
- the LOC104753196 gene encoding uncharacterized protein LOC104753196 encodes LHPSWVGEGLLRQTGQELCNLSHASIHSVWKQCSHSGKHLTLSLVAYSDKQMEHTTSFDPVGSLLLSPNSTFLYDSIVDSSRPVLVTSSLGCGLTVTDPESLATTACCIWDETLSELHMTRPTQKVKAVSGPTRERQIIFSTCKPVL; translated from the coding sequence TTGCACCCTTCATGGGTCGGAGAGGGATTACTCCGACAAACCGGGCAAGAACTATGCAACTTGAGCCACGCATCAATACATTCCGTATGGAAGCAATGTTCACATTCCGGTAAACACCTAACACTTTCTTTGGTTGCATATTCTGACAAACAAATGGAACATACAACATCATTTGACCCGGTCGGGAGTCTCCTACTCTCCCCTAACTCAACTTTCTTGTACGACTCAATAGTAGACTCATCGAGACCCGTCCTTGTGACTTCGTCGCTTGGCTGTGGCCTTACCGTTACAGATCCGGAAAGCCTTGCAACCACTGCGTGTTGTATCTGGGACGAGACTCTCTCAGAACTGCACATGACAAGACCGACACAAAAGGTCAAGGCGGTGAGCGGTCCGACTAGGGAGAGGCAGATTATCTTTAGTACTTGTAAGCCTGTGTTGTGA
- the LOC104749135 gene encoding probable F-box protein At3g61730 isoform X2: MKLRSGEIVGESRKRKAPEGDDNGGLKRRSVESNENKNDLQRDEDGRVKRRIVHGNELKNGKILRGIHGCVSPRCSAHTYQPRFSWFEQDVWTYITRFLDGKSLVMLGATNKWFNKLVMEDIVWRFACLRDLQVPETFPVSSSWIKIYASAFDGSHSYLFRQKEKHIDWMRIGAFLLDSRSSLLTESLSGHLKVPRDGTIDRMLQSSGSCVINDIKSGIWIADLQLVRCPVCDLSTCDGTMQTLDARHMELFLSEGYKDGSWDYNLIGSHKLQKDAGAACGAIFDLKHLKESSSSGILNLKSWTGEPDDSQPKAVIAPHAVAVHTRLQQNEGILVKYHTMKAGTDGDIVSIRISQQLL, encoded by the exons atgAAGTTGAGATCTGGTGAAATTGTAGGAGAGAGTAGGAAGAGGAAAGCTCCGGAGGGAGACGATAATGGTGGACTGAAGAGACGATCGGTCGAGAGCAACGAAAATAAGAACGATCTTCAGAGAGATGAAGATGGTAGAGTGAAGAGAAGAATCGTTCATGGCAACGAACTGAAGAACGGGAAGATCCTCAGAGGGATCCATGGCTGTGTATCTCCTCGGTGCTCTGCTCATACTTACCAGCCTCGCTTCTCATG GTTTGAGCAAGATGTATGGACATACATAACAAGGTTTTTGGATGGTAAATCCTTGGTGATGCTGGGAGCAACGAACAAATGGTTCAACAAGCTCGTAATGGAGGATATTGTTTGGAGGTTTGCCTGCTTGCGTGATCTTCAGGTCCCTGAGACGTTTCCCGTTTCTTCCAGCTGGATTAAGATATATGCTTCAGCTTTTG ATGGGAGTCACTCTTACTTGTTCCGTCAGAAGGAGAAGCATATTG ATTGGATGCGGATTGGTGCCTTTCTACTTGACTCTCGAAGCTCGCTCCTGACTGAGAGTTTGAGTGGTCATCTGAAAGTCCCAAGGGATGGAACCATAGACCGAATGTTACAATCCAGTGGTTCATGTGTCATCAACGACATCAAAAGTGGTATTTGGATTGCAG atttacaGCTTGTGCGTTGCCCTGTTTGTGACCTCAGTACCTGTGATG GAACAATGCAAACACTTGATGCTAGGCACATGGAACTGTTCCTCAGTGAAGGCTACAAAGATGGAAGCTGGGATTACAATCTTATTGGATCTCATAAGTTACAGAAAGACGCAGGTGCAGCTTGTGGAGCCATATTTGATCTCAAACACCTTAAAGAGTCGTCATCCTCAG gtattcTCAACCTCAAGTCTTGGACCGGAGAGCCAGATGATTCCCAACCTAAAGCAGTTATCGCACCCCACGCTGTCGCTGTTCACACGAGACTGCAACAAAACGAAG GAATCCTTGTGAAATACCACACAATGAAAGCAGGAACAGACGGTGACATTGTTTCCATCAGAATTTCCCAGCAGCTTCTCTGA
- the LOC104749135 gene encoding probable F-box protein At3g61730 isoform X1, with amino-acid sequence MKLRSGEIVGESRKRKAPEGDDNGGLKRRSVESNENKNDLQRDEDGRVKRRIVHGNELKNGKILRGIHGCVSPRCSAHTYQPRFSWFEQDVWTYITRFLDGKSLVMLGATNKWFNKLVMEDIVWRFACLRDLQVPETFPVSSSWIKIYASAFDGSHSYLFRQKEKHIDWMRIGAFLLDSRSSLLTESLSGHLKVPRDGTIDRMLQSSGSCVINDIKSGIWIADLQLVRCPVCDLSTCDGTMQTLDARHMELFLSEGYKDGSWDYNLIGSHKLQKDAGAACGAIFDLKHLKESSSSGILNLKSWTGEPDDSQPKAVIAPHAVAVHTRLQENEGILVKYHTMKAGTDGDIVSIRISQQLL; translated from the exons atgAAGTTGAGATCTGGTGAAATTGTAGGAGAGAGTAGGAAGAGGAAAGCTCCGGAGGGAGACGATAATGGTGGACTGAAGAGACGATCGGTCGAGAGCAACGAAAATAAGAACGATCTTCAGAGAGATGAAGATGGTAGAGTGAAGAGAAGAATCGTTCATGGCAACGAACTGAAGAACGGGAAGATCCTCAGAGGGATCCATGGCTGTGTATCTCCTCGGTGCTCTGCTCATACTTACCAGCCTCGCTTCTCATG GTTTGAGCAAGATGTATGGACATACATAACAAGGTTTTTGGATGGTAAATCCTTGGTGATGCTGGGAGCAACGAACAAATGGTTCAACAAGCTCGTAATGGAGGATATTGTTTGGAGGTTTGCCTGCTTGCGTGATCTTCAGGTCCCTGAGACGTTTCCCGTTTCTTCCAGCTGGATTAAGATATATGCTTCAGCTTTTG ATGGGAGTCACTCTTACTTGTTCCGTCAGAAGGAGAAGCATATTG ATTGGATGCGGATTGGTGCCTTTCTACTTGACTCTCGAAGCTCGCTCCTGACTGAGAGTTTGAGTGGTCATCTGAAAGTCCCAAGGGATGGAACCATAGACCGAATGTTACAATCCAGTGGTTCATGTGTCATCAACGACATCAAAAGTGGTATTTGGATTGCAG atttacaGCTTGTGCGTTGCCCTGTTTGTGACCTCAGTACCTGTGATG GAACAATGCAAACACTTGATGCTAGGCACATGGAACTGTTCCTCAGTGAAGGCTACAAAGATGGAAGCTGGGATTACAATCTTATTGGATCTCATAAGTTACAGAAAGACGCAGGTGCAGCTTGTGGAGCCATATTTGATCTCAAACACCTTAAAGAGTCGTCATCCTCAG gtattcTCAACCTCAAGTCTTGGACCGGAGAGCCAGATGATTCCCAACCTAAAGCAGTTATCGCACCCCACGCTGTCGCTGTTCACACAAGACTGCAAGAAAACGAAG GAATCCTTGTGAAATACCACACAATGAAAGCAGGAACAGACGGTGACATTGTTTCCATCAGAATTTCCCAGCAGCTTCTCTGA